AATCCTGGCTATGGTGGTATTTTTACCCATAGCTTGAGAAAAGACGATCACAGCTTGCCTCTGAAGGCTCAAAAGAGCCTCCTGTGCTGCGTCACAAAATTCGCCTGCGCTTATATGAAATATCCAGGCCATACTCTTTGGATATTTTATAACAGTGATCTTCCGTCAGAGGGGACATTTTGTGACTCTCAGTCCGCAAGGCGGCAGACCGAGGCGGCCTTCGGCCGCACCCCCGGTCGCAATGTCTAATCTGGTCGGGGCGAGAGGATTTGAACCTCCGACCCTCTGCTCCCAAAGCAGATGCGCTTCCAGGCTGCGCTACGCCCCGATCGTAATTATTTACTACCTGCCATGACAGTTATCCGTGACCTGTCAGCATCTTGTTTAACACAGGGCCTGAAAGCCTTCAAGAGCTTGGATTTAGTATGACACTCTTGGTTCCGCGGTTGCCTCGATGTAACACTATGTTTATATAGAATACATATGGCCAGAACCATCAGAAAGAGATCCAGAAAACCCATTATATGGGGCTATCGTCCTCTGCTGGGAATCCTGCTCGGTTCAGCCCTTGTTGTATTCCTTGCGGCAGGCAGTCTCATGATAGGGTATATGCTCCTGGGCCTTCCGGAAATTTCAAGTCTTAAGTCTTATAATCCTCCTATGGTTACGGAAGTACTCGACTCGGATCATCGCCCCATTGCATATTGGTATAAGGAGAGAAGATGGCCGGTCCCGATATCCAGAATGCCGGACAGACTGGTGCAGGCATTCCTTGCAGCTGAAGATGCCCGGTTTTACGAGCATCCCGGAATTGATTTCATGGGTGTCATTCGGGCCATTCTGAAAAATGTGGAGGCCGGTGAAATAGTCCAGGGAGCCAGCACGATTACCCAGCAGGTAACAAGGTCCTTGCTCCTCACCCGAAAGAGGAGTTGGTTGCGTAAGGTAAAAGAATCCATCCTGGCCTGGCAGATAGACGCTGCCCTCACAAAAGACGAAATACTGAGCATATATCTGAATCAGATATATCTTGGGCAGGGGGCCTATGGAGTCGAAAGTGCTGCCAGGACCTATTTCGCAAAACATGTAGATGATCTGAATCTTGCTGAATGTGCACTTTTTGCCGGTCTGCCCAAGGCCCCGAGCCGGTATGATCCAACAAGGCACATGAATCTTGCCAGGAAGCGTCAACATTATGTGCTGAGGCGGATGGTAGAGGAGGGCTATATTACTCCAGAAGAGGCGGAAGAGGCAAAAAAGACCCCTATTCGCCTGAAAAGAGAAACCTTAGATCCACCGCCAGCGCCCGGTACAGATTATTTTCTTTCAGAGGCCAGAAAGGAACTTGAAGCGAGGTATGGCAATAAAAGGCTCCTGGAAGACGGTCTTACCATAATAACTACCCTGAAAAGGGACTGGCAGGTCAAGGCCAATGAGGCAGTGCTTCAGGGTCTGGACAGATTACGCAGGAGACATGCCAAAGATACTGAACTGGGCAGGTCTGTTCAGGCAGCCCTTGTGGCAATCGAAGCAAAAACCGGAGCCGTTCGGGCCCTTTGGGGAGGCGAGGACTTCAAAAAATCTCAATTCAACCTGGCGACCCAGGGCATGATGCAGCCAGGATCCGCCTTTAAGCCGATAATCTATACAGCAGCCCTATCCAAAGGACT
This DNA window, taken from Deltaproteobacteria bacterium, encodes the following:
- a CDS encoding penicillin-binding protein 1A, translating into MARTIRKRSRKPIIWGYRPLLGILLGSALVVFLAAGSLMIGYMLLGLPEISSLKSYNPPMVTEVLDSDHRPIAYWYKERRWPVPISRMPDRLVQAFLAAEDARFYEHPGIDFMGVIRAILKNVEAGEIVQGASTITQQVTRSLLLTRKRSWLRKVKESILAWQIDAALTKDEILSIYLNQIYLGQGAYGVESAARTYFAKHVDDLNLAECALFAGLPKAPSRYDPTRHMNLARKRQHYVLRRMVEEGYITPEEAEEAKKTPIRLKRETLDPPPAPGTDYFLSEARKELEARYGNKRLLEDGLTIITTLKRDWQVKANEAVLQGLDRLRRRHAKDTELGRSVQAALVAIEAKTGAVRALWGGEDFKKSQFNLATQGMMQPGSAFKPIIYTAALSKGLIAPNTIVVDEPISLPGANPQTMWEPENFDKTYMGPITIRTALEYSRNIISVKIARITGLRSIHDMARRMGIDTPLADNLSISLGSSEVTLIEMARAFSTFPNLGKNIKPLFIQEVRNRNGEIIEQLEPVFKEAVDPVTAFQMLHLLRGVIQDGTGRNARALGIPAGGKTGTTDNCRDAWFIGFTPEVVTAVWVGRKDKKSLGEKETGGRVACPIWTSFMSVTKKEATKKDFSIPHGIALVPVDRQTGEIIIPRIDNKRPFVWEAMREDLLPPLHPSSGKFRLPSWLRRLDDFLF